DNA from Roseimicrobium sp. ORNL1:
GACGTCACGGAGGAGCGCCTGCTCACCGAGTCCATCGCCAGAGAGAGGGAGCGCATGCTGCTGGCCACCCAGGCAAGCAGTATCGGCGTCTGGGAGTACGACTTTCAGACTCGCCTGTTCATCTGGGATGAGAAGATGCACGCGCTGTACGATCCAGAGCCTGGCATTTTTGACTACACGCTGGAGGGATGGAGAAACATGATCCACCTGGAGGATGCTGAGCGCGTGATGCAGGAATGGCAGGCCAGTGTGGAAAAGGGCACCCAGTTTGAGTGTGAGTTCCGGGTGGAGCATCGCGCCGGCGAGATTCGGTCCATTCGTGCCCTGGCCCAGATTCTCTACAGCCCGGACGGCGCCCCAGTGCGTGCCGTGGGGACGAACTGGGATGTCACCGAGGAGAAGCAACCGGCTGCCAGTTCCAAGAAATCCCCTGCCTCCCCTGCCGCGCAACCCATCCCTGTGGGCAGCCTCACCGCCCGGAAGCTCGCCATGGTCCTCGCTTACATCGACCAGAATATCAGCGAGCCTCTGACACTGGAAATGATGGCCCAAGTGGCGAGCATCAGCGCTTCGCATTTTTCCGACCTCTTCCGGCAGTGCATGGGCCAGTCGCCGCACCAGTACCTCATGGCGCGCCGCGTGGAAAAGGCCAAGGACCTGCTGGCCAGCACGGACCATTCCATTGCGGAAGTGGCTGCAAGTGTGGGGTTTGCGGACCAGAGCCACCTCACCCGCCTCATGCGCCGCTTCACCGGTCTCACGCCCCGGATGCTGCGCGGAGCAGAGGTGCAATAGACGAAAGCGTCAGGGTTTTGTTCCAAAACTCCGTAAGTCCGTTCAAGAAATCAACAGGGGTACCAGCTAAGGTTCTACTCAGCGCGCTGCAAGGCGTGCGAAAAACCCCCACTCCCCCAATCTCCTAGGTGGCTCCCCCCAACACCCAGGATGAAACGGTGCCAGAGTCACAAAAGTGACAACGGCACGCTAGTCGCCGGGGACGCCCCACCTGTTACCACAGGCCCGGGGCGAGGCGCGTCTATCTATTGCGGGACGTCCACCTGACGCCTGTGGAATTCTGGTTGTGGCGAGCGCACATATTTGGAGAGCCACGGAGGGAAATGGCGCCGCAAGAAGCTGCACGAATCCGCAAACGTCTGTCCTCCGTGAGGATACGACACACATAGAATGTGAAACGAACTTTCCTTCAACCAACCCTTGAACATGGGAGCCCCCGATTGCGAAATCTTGAGTCGCTGCCCTGGCTTCACCAAGACACCAGATCTCACTGGCGGCTCAAAGACGATTTCATCAAGAGAGCCATATTCTCCGATCTTAGGTCCTTCGATGACTCCCCCCAAGAACAGCGCTGGATACGGGGATGTATTGATGACCTCCAACTCGAAGGTCGGACCTCCATGAGCTGCTGCGGAAAGCTTGTGAATGTCGATCTGGAAGGGGACTTTCTGACTCCATGCCAGGGTGAAATAGCCTGCAGGCAGGACTATGAGACAGATCAAGGAGGTCCACAGGAGGAGAGAGACTTTGGACGAGCGTGATGGTGGCGTCGTGTTGCTCATTCTGGTGATGGAATCTTCGAGGCAAAGCGACCCTGTTGTCGACGATCAAGATTCACCCTGCTCTTGTGCGGAATGTGACTGTTATCTGCTTGGATGAACAGCACAAGCGGGCCGTCGCCATCTCCCCGGACGAAGAAGGACGGCACAAACTGCTTTCCACCCGCCTTTTCCCTCCTAAGTTCGGGCGCTCGCCATCGAATCCGAAATCAACTGAATGAGCATCCAACGAGCGCTTCTCTCCGTGTCCGACAAGTCGGGTCTTGAGGACTTTGCCAAGGGCCTGACCAGCATGGGGGTGGAACTCCTCTCCAGCGGCGGTACCCACAAGTTCCTTTCCTCCAAGGGAATCCCTGTGAAGGAGGTGTCTGAGCACACCGGTTTCCCTGAACTGTTCGACGGCCGGGTGAAGACCCTGCACCCCAAGATTCACGGCGGTCTCCTGCAGCGTCGCGATCTGGAAGAGCACCAGCAGCAGGCCAAGAAGCACTCCATTCCACCCATCGACCTCGTGGTGGTGAACCTGTATCCCTTCGAGGAAACAGTCGCCAAGGACGGCGTCACGCTCGAGGAAGCCATTGAGAATATCGATATCGGCGGACCTTCCATGCTGCGCTCCGCGGCGAAGAACTACCAGGCCGTGACCGTGGTCACTGATCCTGCCGACTATCCCACCGTGCTGGCAGAAATGCAGGAGCGCAATGGCGACACCACCCTCTCCACCCGCGAGCGTCTTGCGCTGAAAGTTTTCCAGCGCACCGCTTCCTATGACTCGGCCATCGCGCGCTTCCTGAACAAGGAACAGGAAACCGCCAAGTCCTTCAGCGTTTCCCTGCCGCTCTACAGCGAACTGCGCAACGGTGACAACCCGCATCAGGGCGCCTCGCTCTATGGCAACTTCGGCGACTACTTCGTGAAGCTGCATGGCAAGGAACTGAGCTACACGAACGTGCTGGACATCGAGAGCGCCGCTGCGATTGCGCTCGAGTTCCGCCGTCCCACCGTGGCCATTCTCAAGCACACCAATCCCTGCGGCGTGGGCTGTGCGGATGAAGATCTGCGCGAAGCGTGGGAGAAGGCTTTTGAAACCGACAAGCAGGCTCCCTTCGGCGGCGTCATCGTCATCAATCGTCCCATGAACATGGCATTGGCCAAGGTCATCGGCGAAATCCACACGGACGTGATCATCGCTCCGGACTATGAGTCCGATGCACGCGCGCACCTTCAGAAGAAGAAGAATCTCCGCCTCATGCAGATGCTTCCGGGCGTGGAAGAAGCGCTGAGGCAGCCAGTCATCAAGTCCGCCCCTGGCGGTCTCATGGTGATGGACAGCGACTCCAAGGCGCTGGGCCTCGACGCGATCGAGAGCAAGGTGAAGACCGAGCGTCCGCCCACGAAGGAAGAAATTGAAGCCATGCGCTTTGCGTGGCGCGTGGTAAAGCATGTGAAGTCGAACGCGATTGTGTTCGCCTCGCATGATCGCACACTCGGCATCGGCGCCGGCCAGATGAGCCGCGTGGATTCCTGCCGCATCGCCATTTGGAAGGCGAAGGAAGCTGGACTTTCTCTTGAAGGAAGTGCCGTGGGCAGTGATGCCTTCTTCCCCTTCCCAGACGGCCTGATCTCCTGCGCGGAAGCAGGAGCCACCTGCGCCATCCAGCCGGGAGGTTCCGTGAAGGATCCGGAAGTCATCGCCGCTGCCAATGCGCATAAGATGGCCATGGTCTTCACCGGGTATCGTCACTTCAAGCACTAGACTAGGCTTCGCATCCACCCGCAGGGTCAGGACATGCTACATCTCGGAGTTAATATCGATCACGTGGCCACGCTGCGCCAGGCGCGGTATGCCACCATGCTGGATTCACCGAACGCGGAACCCGTGCTGCTCGACGCGGCACGGGAGTCCGAGGCGGCCGGTGCGCATAGTATCACCGTGCACCTTCGCGCCGACCGCCGGCACATCCAGGACGCGGATGTGTACCTGCTGAAGCGCGAGCTGAAGGTGAAGCTCAATCTGGAAATGGGGAACACACCGGAGATCCTGGACATCGCCCTGCAGGTGAAGCCGGACTTCGTGTGCCTCGTGCCGGAGAACCGCAAGGAGATCACCACCGAAGGTGGGCTTGATGTGCCATCGCATGCGGCCGCACTGAAGGAAACCACGACGCGTCTGAAAGCTGCGGGCATCCGCGTGAGCTTCTTCGTCGATCCGGTGCGCGACCACATGTACGCCTCCGCGGATTGCGGCGCGGACATGGTGGAATTGCACACCGGCACTTTCGCCAATGCCGTTGGCGCGGAGCGTCAGGCAGAGGTGGCGCGCCTGGTGGAAGCTGCGGCGCAGGCACATGACCTCGGTCTGCAGGTGAATGCCGGACACGGACTCACCACGAACAACGTACGCGACCTTTTCGCCGTGCCTCACCTTGCCGAACTCAACATCGGCCACTCCCTGGTATCACGAGCCATCACAGTCGGCTTGCGTGCCTCGATTGGCGAGATGCTCGCCGTGATGTCGGAGTACCCGGGCTGATTGGGCCTTCGGTCATGGAACCTTCATCCACCCCTGATCTGGTTTCCAGCAACGTGCGCCGTCCCGCGCTCGCCGTGGGGGTAGGCATCGACCTGGTGGAAGTGGAGCGGATCCACTCCCTGCTGGAGAAAAGTGGCGACCGCTTCAAGCAGCGTGTCTTCACGGAGGGAGAGATTCAATACTGCGACAATTGTGTCGAGTCCGCCATGCACTACGCCGCCCGTTTCGCGGCGAAGGAGGCCGTGGCCAAGGCGCTCGGCACCGGCTTTGCGGAAGGCGTCGGCTGGGCGGACATCGAGGTGCTGCGCGGGGGAAATGGGGCTCCCACGGTGGTGCTCCACGGCGGGGCTGCCCGGGTGGCGGCGCAGGCGGGTGTGACCCGCGTGCTGCTCAGTCTTACCCACACCCGTACCACGGCTGGCGCGAGCGCGTTGTTATTGAGCGACATCTAAGTCACCTGGGTGTTTCACTGGGTCGTATTTACTCGACCGGCTGCGGGTTTCCGCTAGGTTGGTGGGTAAATTTTCCGATCTTGATTTGCCCATGAGTGAATACTCCTTCCAGCCCCCCAGTCTCGATGAACTGGCAGCACTTTTGCCGGCCTACGAGATGATGGATTTCCTGGCGCAGGGCGGCATGGGGGCGGTGTACCTCGCCAAGCAGATCTCGCTGGATCGACTGGTGGCCATCAAGGTACTGCCCCCCTCTTGGGGCACGGAAAAGGGCTATGCCCAGCGTTTCCAGACGGAAGCCCGCGCCATGGCCAAGCTGCGGCACAACCACATCGTGGGTGTGTACGACTTCGGCATCACCACCGACGAGCATCTTTATCTCGTGATGGAGTACGTGGAAGGCCAGACCCTGCATGACATGATCCGCCTGCGCCGCCTCCCCGTGGCCAAGGTGCAGGACGTTGCCGTCCAATTGTGTGACGCCATCCAGTACGCGCACGAGCATGGCATCCTCCACCGTGACATCAAACCCGGGAACGTGATGGTGGACAAGCACGGCCACGTGAAAGTCATGGACTTCGGCCTGGCGCGCCGCGCAGAGGCGGCAATCGAGGAGGAATCCCTTGGTACTCCAGAGTACACCGCCCCGGAAATCCTGGTCACCGGCGCGCTCATCGACCACCGCGCGGACATCTATGCGCTGGGCATTGTGTTCCAGCAGATGCTTACCGGAGTGGTTCCACGCCAGCCACGCGAGCCTCTCGCGGAGCATGGCGTTTTTGATCCGGCCTGGGAGCCCCTCATCTCCAAGGCAGCAGCGACCAATGCCGGCGCGCGCTTCCAGACCATGCGCGACCTGAAGGAAGCCGTGGCAAACGTCGGCAGGCCCTCAGCTGCCGCCCGATCCGTGCCCGGAGTGAAGCGCGTGACGGGCCCCGGTCATGGGCCACACAGTCCCGCCTACCATCCCACGCCTGCGCCGAAAGCCAGCACGCCGATCATGCCCATGGTCGTCATTCTGGTGCTCATTGGCGTCGGGATCTTCTGGTGGCTGAAAAATCGCGACGAGCTGGGAGCGGGGGATGGTACATCGAAGTCCGGACAAAGCACCGCGAGTGTGCCCTCGACGGGTGGTGGCAACAATGCCGGTGGCAGTGGTGCTTCTTCCTCAGACGCGACGCCTGCGGGTGGCACCACCGTCGCAGGTGGAGGCGCAACAACACCGGCAGGAACTCCCGCCGAGGCCTACCAATTGCCGAAGGACATCCCTGCGGGGCATGTGTACAAATTCCAGGACGGTCACAAGGACATCGTGAATGACGTGGTCCTGTTCCCCGATCTGCATCGCGTGGCCACCGCGAGCACCGATGGCACCATCGGCATCTGGGACCTCCACAAGGCCAAGCGCCTGCAGACGCTTGGGCCGGTGCCCGGAGCGGTGTTGAAGATCGCCGTTTCACCCAATGGAAAGTATCTCGCCGCCGGTGGTGACAACTACAAGGTGCTCCTCTGGAAGCTCGAGGATCTCCAGAGCGAGCCCACAAAGTCGCTGGATCTGAAAGTCCGCACGGTCACCAATCTCGAATTCTCCAAAGATGGTTCGACCGTGTTGGTGGGCACGTCAGATGGTCAGCAGCCCCTTGTCGCCTGGGCTTGGGAAACAGGAGCTGAGGAACCTATTCCAGGATTCCGCGGGCAGGTGTTGGGGCTTCAGCTGTTTCCCGGTTCTGAAACCGGCTTTGTGGCCGGTGGCACCCGCAGGGAGAATGAACGCTGGGTGTATGATGTCTGGTTTGGTGATGCGGCGCGCCGGTCGCTGGTGAAGGAATTCCCCAAGCCGCCCCAAGGAGCCTACCGCCTGCGCATTGCTCCGGACGGGAAGACCATTCTCAGCATGGGCGGAGGAAGATTCCAGGTGTGGGATCTGGACGCGGGCACGAGGATTTCACGCCAGCAGGGCGGACCGCTGAGCTTCTACCGGTGTGAGTTCCTCGATGGTGGACGGCTTGTGGTTGGCGGCGGACAGGACAGGGCGCTGCATATCTTTGAATCCGTCACCGGTACAGAGGTGTGGAAGAGCGATCCACATGACACACGCTGCGCGAATGCGTTTGTGGTCAGCCCGGATGGTTCGTTCCTTGTCTCCGCTGGCGGATTCGGCTTTGGCAATCCTGTGGAGAAAGACGGCGACTATGCCCTCCACGTTTGGAAATTGCCGGATCTCTCCACTCTGAAAACCGAAGGCGCTGCCGGTGCCCTCGCCAAGCGTGATGTGTTGGGGCTGGAGACGGTGGACCCCGAACTGTGGAATCTGCTCGGCACTCTGCACCAGGAGTGGCAGGAGGCCCTGGCCGCCAAGGGAGACGATAGCAATCGAAAGGAGCTGGATGAAAAGTACCTCGGCGCACTCAGGCGCGAAGTCGCGGCTGCCACTCCGGCGGAGAAAGAGCATTTCCTGAGTGAGATCTCCCGTGTGGCCAACAATGGCCCCGTGCCCTCGCAGCGCCCGGCCACCTGGCCGGTTTCGCTGACGCGCCTCCACGATATCTATGTGCAACAGCTCGCTCTGTTGCCTCAGCAAACACAGGAAACCAAGACCACGCTGATTTCCACGCAGAGGGGGAAGCTGGCTGCCCTTGAGCAACAGCGGACCGGCCAGAACAACGTCACCGGCGCGGAGCGCGTTCGTATCGTCATGCAGACCCTGCAGACGCTTGGCGGGGAGCCGGACAGAAACAAGATTCTGCAGTCCCTGAGGAACAGTGCGTCTCAGACCAGTGGCAGCACTGCGTCAACCACACCAACCACCGGCGGGTCTGGCTCTGCCACATCGTCCCCGTCGACCATTCAGCCTGTCGGCATGACTGCGCCTCCCATGACCGGTCCCTCGGTCCTGCGCCGGCCTGTCCGCGCCGGCCGAGTGGCAGTGTGGAAGCGCTCCTCACGCACGGATGAAAACGCCAACATGCAGTGGGCTGACACATCGCCGCAGATCGCGGATGCGGTGAGTGTCTCCGCAGGCATGAATCACGCGCTTGTCCTGCGTGCGGATGGAACCGTCGCCGCCCTGGGCAAGAAGAACTCCACCACACAGGCCACCGTGCCTTCCGGCCTGGATCGCGTGGTCGCGGTGGCCGCAGGAAATCGCTATGACATCGCCCTGCGCGAAGACGGCTCCACGGTCGTTTGGAGTACTGGAGGAGTGTATCCCTTGGAGGGGATTCGTCCTGCCGTGGCGGTGCATGCAGGTCCAGGGTGGGGATATGCGCGGCATGCGGATGGCAGCCTTACCCGCCTGCCCACAGGAAACATTGGAAATGCCACAGCCTACAGCGAGCCGCCTCCCGGTCTCGGTGCCGTGGTGGATATCGCCGTTGGTACCGATGCGTGCATCGCGCTGCTCCCGGACGGTTCCCTGGCCAGCTGGGGCAGTGCCAACCGGGCTGGGGGAATGGCGACCATTCCGGAGGGCAAAGGCTCGGGCATCGTTGCCATTACCTGCAACAATTGGGATGCCGCTGTCCTCCGTCGAGACGGTGAGATGGCGGTGTGGGGTGCGTATCCCAACTCTCCACCGAGCTACAGCCCCAAACGTTTCCCCGGCGCAGATCGCGTGGTGCGTGCGCTTCCCTCGGGTGCCTTTGCGGTGCATTTCCCAGGCGATCGCTGGATGATCTGCAACTCCGCCGGCGGGGAGATCATCGATGCCAGCACGGCAGAACCTCTTGCCAGCGGCTGCTTCGATCTTGGCGTCACCTCGCTCTATTGCGTGGGCATCAAGCCCTGACCCTGAATTGTAAGGACGAACCCCTTCGTGACGGAAGCGAGAGGGGAAAAGGATTAATTTCGCCGTTGCCGTGGGGCTCGCGTGCGTCAAGGTGCGGCCATGACTCCCGAGGAACTTGATACACTGGCCACGGACGTGGTGCAGCGTGCGCCTTATGAAGCCGCCGAATTGCTGGAGGCGCAGAAGGATGAGGACGCCATCGCCATCCTGGAGATCATCAATCCACTCGTGGGCCAGCAGATTCTCCGTGAGCTGGACGATCGCCGTCGCAGCGAACTCATCGCCGCCGCACCGGTGGACAAGGCGCGTCAGTGGATGCGAAACCAGGAGTATCCTGAAGACAGCGTGGGCTGGCTCATGGAGCCGCCGGTCGCGGTGTTCCGCCCGCACATGACCGTGCGCGAGACCATCGAGGCCATGCGCAAGCTCACCAAGAAGGCCTTCATCACCTACGGCTATGTGGCGGATGAATCCAACAAGCTCGTGGGTGTGCTCGTCTTCCGCGATCTCATGCTCGCCTCGCCCGACAAGAAGCTCAGCGATGTGATGTACTCAAACATCTTCTGGCTCAAGCCGGAGATGGCGCTCACGGATGCGATGAAGAGCACGCTGAACCGGCACTTCCCCGTGTACCCGGTGTGTGATGAGGAAGGTCATCTACTGGGTCTCGTGCGCGGGCAGTCGCTCTTTGAAGCGCGCGCTATCGAACTCTCCGCGCAGCCCGGTACCATGGTGGGTGTGCATGAAGAGGAACGCCTCGCCACTCCGGTGAAGCGCAGTTTCTGGATGCGCCATCCCTGGCTGCAGTTCAACCTGCTGACGGCTTTCATCGCCGGCGCGGTGGTGGGTTTGTTTGAGGGCACGCTGGATCGCGTGGTCATTCTCGCGGCTTTCCTGCCCATCCTTGCCGGGCAGAGCGGCAATACCGGATGTCAGGCGCTCGCCGTCACCTTGCGTGGTCTCACTCTGGGTGACTTGAAAACTGGTGAGGAGCGCAAGCTGTTCTTCAAGGAGGCGATGCTGGGCCTTGCGAATGGTGCCATCGTGGGCCTCGTCGCGGCCATCGGTATGTTCGTGTATGCGAAGATGCAAAACAACCCCGCCGCCTTGATGCTCGGTGTGGTGGTGTGGTTCTCCATGGTATCGAGCTGCGTGGTCAGTGGCCTCGCCGGTGCGACCATCCCTCTCATCCTCCGCAAGTTCGGTTTCGACCCCGCTACTGCTTCCAGCATCTTCCTCACTACGGCTACCGACGTGGTGAGCATGGGGACTTTCCTCGGGCTGGCGACGATCTTAATCTAACGTAGCTCGCGAGTCCCTTCGCGAGTGTATTTCACGCTGCAGAAATCTCGCGAAGGGACTCGCAAGCTACGTTGTTCCGCCTCCAGAAAGTAGTCCGCCGAGCCTCGGCGGTCAGGAGGGCAGACATCCCAGCTAGAACCATCTTTGCTGATACAGAGACGGTGTGCAGTGAAGCTCTCGTCTACGAGACGCTGGCGAATTCAGCGGACACGCCCACCCACCGCCGAAGCTCGGCGGACTACTTTCTCATCTCCCTCACCACCTTCAGCACATCCGCCGCCTGCTCAGCCGTGGACGCCTTCGCGTCATGCCAGATCACTTTCCCATCCTTGATCAAAAACGCCTGACGTGAAGCGAGGCCAATCAACGGAATCTTCTTCACCTTAAATGCTTCGAGCACCTTCCCATCCGGATCCGCCAGGATGGTGAACGGCAACTTCTTGTTCTCCACAAACTTCTTCTGCGCGGCCACATCATCCGTGCTCACGCCGAAGACCTTGATGCCCTCCTTCGTGAGGTCTTCATACGCATCCCTCAGGCTGCAGGCCTGTGCCGTGCAACCCGGTGTGCCGGACTTCGGGTAGAAATACACCAGAGTCAGCCCCTTCGCATACGCCTCCTCCAGCTTCACCGCGTTTCCATCCTGGTCCTTCGCCTCCACCTTGGGTGCCTCATACGGCTCCACGAGTTTTCCTTCGGAAGCAGAGGCGAAAAACGAACCAAACAAGCTCATGGCGGCGATCAGGATGAAGAGTTTCATTGTTAGCAGCACGATCCAGTACGTCTGCGAACGCTTCGCTGGCGGTTGCATATGCTGGTGCTGAACACGGTCGTTCACCATCACGCCAAAATCCCCTTCACCACATGCGCTTCCTCCACGCCTGTGAGGCGCTGATCCAGTCCCTGGAACTTGTAGGTGAAGCGTGAGTGCTCGATGCCCATGAGGTGCAGGATGGTGGCGTTCAGATCATTGATGTGCACCGGGTCCTTCGCGATGTTGTAACTGAAGTCATCCGTCTCGCCGTACACGGTACCGCCCTTCACGCCCGCACCTGCCATCCACATGCAGAAGTTCCGCGGATGGTGGTCGCGTCCGTAGTTGTCTTTGGTGAGCGTGCCTTGGGAGTACACGGTGCGTCCGAATTCACCCCCCCACACCACGAGGGTATCCTCCAACAGACCACGCTGCTTAAGATCCTTCACCAGTGCGGCGCAGGCCTGTTCGGTGTCCATGCACTGGGCTTTGATATTCTTCGGCAGGCCGCTGTGCTGATCCCAGCCGCGATGCAGAATCTGCACTACACGCGTGCCGCGTTCTACGAGACGGCGGGCAAGCAGCGCGCTGGAAGCGAAGGAGCCCATGCGCTTCACATCGGGGCCGTACATATTGAGTGTGGCTTCGCTTTCATCGCTCAAGTCCGTGAGCCCCGGCACGCTGGTCTGCATGCGGAAAGCCATCTCATACTGCGCGATGCGCGTCTGGATTTCCGGATCCCCGAAGCGCTCAAAGTTACGCTGGTTCAGCTTGTTCAACGCATTCAGCATGGTGCGGCGATCACTGCCATCCACACCAGGAGGATTCTTGATGAAGAGCACCGGATCACCCTGGCCACGCAACGCCACTCCATTGAAGCTGGTGGGCAGGAAACCACTGCTCCACATGCGGGTGAAGAGCGCCTGCGCATTGCCTGTGGCCGGGAAAGTGGGGGTGAAGACCACGAATGCCGGCAGGTCATTACTCACACTGCCGAGGCCATAGCTGATCCACGAGCCGATGCTCGGCTTGCCGGGCACTTCGCTGCCGGTCATCACGAACGTACACGCGGGGTCGTGATTGATGGCGCTGGTGTGCACCGTGCGCACCATAGCGATGTCATCCGCGATGTGCTGGATGTTTGGCACCAGTTCGCTCATCCACATGCCGCTCTTCCCGCATTGCGAAAAGTTGAACATGCTGGGCGCGACCGGCAGCCTCGACTGGCCACTGGTCATGGTGGTGATGCGCTGGCCGTTGCGCACGCTCTCCGGCAGATCCTTGTCGAAATACTTCTGCAACTGCGGCTTGTAGTCGAACAGATCGAGCTGCGAAGGCGCACCGTTCATGTGCAGGTAGATGAGCCGCTTTGCTTTTGGCGCGAAATGCGGGAAGCCCGGCAACGGCTGATTCACCTGGGAAGATGCGGGCGTGGTCGCCGCGCCCAGCATGCGCTCACCCATCAGCGTGCTCAACGCGAGTCCACCCAGACGAAGTCCGGCGCCCTGGAAGAACTGGCGGCGGGTCTGGGAGAGGTGGAAGTCGAGGGCGGTATTCATGAATGAAGTTTTCAATGTTCAGTTCTTCGTCACCGTCTCATCCAGATTCAGCAGCAGGTTCGCTACCATGGTGTAGGCCGCGAGTTCGCTGAAATTCAGCTTCTCATCCCGCTTGCTTTCGCCGTAGGTAACCGACTGCAGTGCAGCTTCAGGGTTGGTGTAATACTTCGTGAGATGCTGAATCAGTGCATCCTGCACCAGCGATAGTTCTTCCGCAGAAGGCCTGCGTGAGGTGGTGATGCGCCACGCCCAGGTGATGCGCTCACTCGGGGTGCTGCCGCCTTCCTTCAGCATGCGCTGGGCGAACTGTCTCGCGGCTTCGAAGTGCTGCACGTCATTCATGAGCTGCAGCGCCTGCAGCGGCGTATTGCTGCGCTCGCGGCGCGTGCAGGATTGCTCGCGGTTGGGCGCATCGAACGTGGTCATGAAGGGCGGGGGAGCGGTGCGCTTCAGGAAGGTGTAGAGACTGCGGCGGTACAGCGCATTGCCACTGTCCTGCTTGTACTCACGCGTGTTGCTGCCGCCGAAGCCCACGGGCTCCCAGATGTTCGGCGGTTGATAGGGCTTCACGCCTTTGCCACCCATGGTGGGATCCATGAGGCCGCTGACGTAGAGGGCATTGTCCCGCAGAATTTCCGCATCAAGGCGGAAGCGAGGACCGCGTGCGTAGAGGCGGTTCTCCGGGTCCTTCGCCAGCAGGGCCGGCGTCACCTTCGTGCTCTGCTTGTAGGTGGAACTGCACACGAGTGTCTTCACCAGTGCCTTCACATCCCAGCCGCTCTCCATGAAGGTGACGGAGAGCCAATCGAGCAGTTCCGGGTGGCTTGGCGGCTCGCCCTGGGAGCCGAAATCCGCACTCGTCTTCACCAGTCCGATGCCGAAGAACTGCTGCCAGAAACGATTCACCGTGACGCGTGAGGTCAGCGGATGCTCACGGCTCACCAGCCAGTTGGCCAGGTCCAGGCGGTTGTAGTCGCCGGTTTCCTTCTTCGCCAGTGGCGGCAGCACCGCAGGCACGCCCCGGCTTACTTTGTCCCCAGGCTTGTCATATTGACCGCGCTGCATCACGAAAGTCTCGCGAGGTGTCTCCATGTCGCGCATCACGAAGGTGATGGGCACCGTGGCCTCCACCTGCTTCTTCTCGGCTTCGATGGGAGCCTTCTCCGCCAGCATGGGAGCCATGAGATCCTGGGCGCCCAAGTAGAGATTCCCCAGCCAGAATTCTCGAATACGCTTAACTTCGGCTTCGCTCCACTCCGCGCGCTTCTTGCCACGCACGATGTTGCGCAGGTCCTCCGGCAGCGCTTCCACACGACGTCCCTGATTCTGATTCGACCACACTTCGAAGGACCAAGCTGGATCCTTCGCGGGCTCCACGCGCGACTTCACACCGAGTTTGTCCCAGTACACCGTGCCGTCGAACTGGGTGAAGGCATACCCATTGATCTTGGTCCCCGGTTTCAGGCCCAGACGGTCTGCCACGATCTCCAGCTTCACCCATTTTCCAACCTCAGGCAGCGCACCCATGGAAACC
Protein-coding regions in this window:
- a CDS encoding pyridoxine 5'-phosphate synthase, yielding MLHLGVNIDHVATLRQARYATMLDSPNAEPVLLDAARESEAAGAHSITVHLRADRRHIQDADVYLLKRELKVKLNLEMGNTPEILDIALQVKPDFVCLVPENRKEITTEGGLDVPSHAAALKETTTRLKAAGIRVSFFVDPVRDHMYASADCGADMVELHTGTFANAVGAERQAEVARLVEAAAQAHDLGLQVNAGHGLTTNNVRDLFAVPHLAELNIGHSLVSRAITVGLRASIGEMLAVMSEYPG
- the purH gene encoding bifunctional phosphoribosylaminoimidazolecarboxamide formyltransferase/IMP cyclohydrolase translates to MSIQRALLSVSDKSGLEDFAKGLTSMGVELLSSGGTHKFLSSKGIPVKEVSEHTGFPELFDGRVKTLHPKIHGGLLQRRDLEEHQQQAKKHSIPPIDLVVVNLYPFEETVAKDGVTLEEAIENIDIGGPSMLRSAAKNYQAVTVVTDPADYPTVLAEMQERNGDTTLSTRERLALKVFQRTASYDSAIARFLNKEQETAKSFSVSLPLYSELRNGDNPHQGASLYGNFGDYFVKLHGKELSYTNVLDIESAAAIALEFRRPTVAILKHTNPCGVGCADEDLREAWEKAFETDKQAPFGGVIVINRPMNMALAKVIGEIHTDVIIAPDYESDARAHLQKKKNLRLMQMLPGVEEALRQPVIKSAPGGLMVMDSDSKALGLDAIESKVKTERPPTKEEIEAMRFAWRVVKHVKSNAIVFASHDRTLGIGAGQMSRVDSCRIAIWKAKEAGLSLEGSAVGSDAFFPFPDGLISCAEAGATCAIQPGGSVKDPEVIAAANAHKMAMVFTGYRHFKH
- the acpS gene encoding holo-ACP synthase — protein: MEPSSTPDLVSSNVRRPALAVGVGIDLVEVERIHSLLEKSGDRFKQRVFTEGEIQYCDNCVESAMHYAARFAAKEAVAKALGTGFAEGVGWADIEVLRGGNGAPTVVLHGGAARVAAQAGVTRVLLSLTHTRTTAGASALLLSDI
- a CDS encoding serine/threonine-protein kinase; this translates as MSEYSFQPPSLDELAALLPAYEMMDFLAQGGMGAVYLAKQISLDRLVAIKVLPPSWGTEKGYAQRFQTEARAMAKLRHNHIVGVYDFGITTDEHLYLVMEYVEGQTLHDMIRLRRLPVAKVQDVAVQLCDAIQYAHEHGILHRDIKPGNVMVDKHGHVKVMDFGLARRAEAAIEEESLGTPEYTAPEILVTGALIDHRADIYALGIVFQQMLTGVVPRQPREPLAEHGVFDPAWEPLISKAAATNAGARFQTMRDLKEAVANVGRPSAAARSVPGVKRVTGPGHGPHSPAYHPTPAPKASTPIMPMVVILVLIGVGIFWWLKNRDELGAGDGTSKSGQSTASVPSTGGGNNAGGSGASSSDATPAGGTTVAGGGATTPAGTPAEAYQLPKDIPAGHVYKFQDGHKDIVNDVVLFPDLHRVATASTDGTIGIWDLHKAKRLQTLGPVPGAVLKIAVSPNGKYLAAGGDNYKVLLWKLEDLQSEPTKSLDLKVRTVTNLEFSKDGSTVLVGTSDGQQPLVAWAWETGAEEPIPGFRGQVLGLQLFPGSETGFVAGGTRRENERWVYDVWFGDAARRSLVKEFPKPPQGAYRLRIAPDGKTILSMGGGRFQVWDLDAGTRISRQQGGPLSFYRCEFLDGGRLVVGGGQDRALHIFESVTGTEVWKSDPHDTRCANAFVVSPDGSFLVSAGGFGFGNPVEKDGDYALHVWKLPDLSTLKTEGAAGALAKRDVLGLETVDPELWNLLGTLHQEWQEALAAKGDDSNRKELDEKYLGALRREVAAATPAEKEHFLSEISRVANNGPVPSQRPATWPVSLTRLHDIYVQQLALLPQQTQETKTTLISTQRGKLAALEQQRTGQNNVTGAERVRIVMQTLQTLGGEPDRNKILQSLRNSASQTSGSTASTTPTTGGSGSATSSPSTIQPVGMTAPPMTGPSVLRRPVRAGRVAVWKRSSRTDENANMQWADTSPQIADAVSVSAGMNHALVLRADGTVAALGKKNSTTQATVPSGLDRVVAVAAGNRYDIALREDGSTVVWSTGGVYPLEGIRPAVAVHAGPGWGYARHADGSLTRLPTGNIGNATAYSEPPPGLGAVVDIAVGTDACIALLPDGSLASWGSANRAGGMATIPEGKGSGIVAITCNNWDAAVLRRDGEMAVWGAYPNSPPSYSPKRFPGADRVVRALPSGAFAVHFPGDRWMICNSAGGEIIDASTAEPLASGCFDLGVTSLYCVGIKP